In Simplicispira sp. 125, one DNA window encodes the following:
- a CDS encoding ABC transporter ATP-binding protein: MIAINAREISAGIGKSSILHGITLPLAAGRWTSIVGPNGAGKSTLLKVLAGLLPAQSGQVALFGRVLHDWSARERARQMAWLGQNEAAADDLTVLDVALLGRLPHQGWLQPPSLADHAAAEAALRQTQAWAWRERPLGQLSGGERQRVLLARALAVNAQVLLMDEPLANLDPPHQADWLLLVRSLVAEGRTVVSVLHELSMALQADDVAVLEGGRLQHHGAAHDPATHRALEAVFGQRIAIHCVQDQWLALPRLHAPAFAT; this comes from the coding sequence ATGATAGCTATCAACGCCCGAGAAATAAGCGCTGGCATAGGAAAAAGCTCCATATTGCACGGCATCACCTTACCGCTGGCGGCTGGGCGCTGGACCAGCATCGTCGGCCCCAACGGCGCGGGCAAATCGACCTTGCTCAAGGTATTGGCTGGGCTGCTGCCGGCGCAGAGCGGGCAGGTCGCCTTGTTCGGTCGCGTCTTGCACGATTGGTCGGCCCGTGAGCGCGCCCGCCAGATGGCCTGGCTGGGCCAGAACGAAGCGGCGGCCGATGACCTGACGGTGCTCGACGTGGCGTTGCTGGGCCGTTTGCCGCACCAGGGCTGGCTGCAGCCGCCCAGCCTGGCCGACCACGCCGCGGCAGAAGCGGCGCTGCGCCAGACGCAGGCCTGGGCCTGGCGCGAGCGGCCGCTGGGCCAGCTCTCGGGCGGCGAGCGCCAGCGCGTGCTGCTGGCGCGCGCCCTGGCCGTCAACGCGCAGGTGCTGCTGATGGACGAGCCCCTGGCCAACCTCGACCCGCCGCACCAGGCCGACTGGCTGCTGTTGGTGCGCAGCCTGGTGGCCGAGGGCCGCACCGTGGTCAGCGTGCTGCACGAGCTGTCGATGGCGCTGCAGGCCGACGACGTGGCCGTGCTGGAAGGCGGCCGCCTACAGCACCACGGCGCCGCGCACGATCCGGCCACCCACCGCGCGCTGGAAGCCGTGTTCGGCCAGCGCATCGCCATCCACTGCGTGCAGGACCAGTGGCTGGCCTTGCCCCGGTTGCACGCCCCTGCATTCGCTACTTGA
- the cobO gene encoding cob(I)yrinic acid a,c-diamide adenosyltransferase, giving the protein MEIETAPTEKRYEKPEGERRGLVIVHTGDGKGKSTAAFGLALRAHGRGKAVRIFQFMKVPSARFGEHRMFEQLGIPIEGLGDGFSWKSKDLEHSAQLARDGWEKARAAILSGEHFLVVLDEITYPLIYGWLPLEPVLETLRTRPRDVHVVLTGRRCPPEIIELADTVTEMALIKHAFQAGVPAQRGIED; this is encoded by the coding sequence ATGGAAATCGAAACTGCTCCCACCGAGAAACGCTATGAAAAACCCGAGGGCGAACGCCGGGGCCTGGTCATCGTCCACACCGGCGACGGCAAGGGCAAAAGCACGGCCGCCTTTGGCCTGGCGCTGCGCGCGCACGGGCGCGGCAAAGCGGTGCGGATCTTCCAGTTCATGAAAGTGCCGAGTGCGCGCTTTGGCGAGCACCGCATGTTCGAGCAGCTTGGCATCCCCATTGAAGGCCTGGGCGATGGATTCAGCTGGAAGAGCAAGGACCTGGAGCATTCCGCGCAGCTCGCCCGCGACGGCTGGGAAAAGGCGCGCGCCGCCATCCTCTCGGGCGAGCACTTCCTGGTGGTGCTGGACGAAATCACCTACCCGCTGATCTACGGCTGGCTGCCGCTCGAACCCGTGCTGGAGACGCTGCGCACACGCCCCAGGGACGTGCACGTCGTGCTCACCGGCCGCCGCTGCCCGCCCGAGATCATCGAACTGGCCGACACCGTGACCGAGATGGCGCTCATCAAGCATGCGTTCCAGGCCGGCGTTCCGGCGCAGCGCGGCATCGAGGACTGA
- the cbiB gene encoding adenosylcobinamide-phosphate synthase CbiB, translated as MPWHWLYPLAASPWEGAACLAWAVLVALAVDRLWGEPPARWHPVVWMGSALAACGARIAPATQTGQDLKVFWLAALAWCALAALVFIAFSAVQGLLWWLGCPVHSSAHALDIAGVGLAGARSVQTTLAALLTATAMGLALKPLLALALLQSEVRAVEAALGESLAAGRARLAWLVSRDVAPLSADEVRQSAIESLAENLNDSVVAPIFWFVLAGLPGAALYRFANTADAMWGYPGMRGGRYWQWAGKWAARADDVLSWLPARLTALLLALVAGGVPLRSLAQEARKTPSPNSGWPMAAMALALGVRLSKPGVYQLNAAGRVPTHKDAEHAQKLVLKVALALVLIALAAIVFVAFGMLA; from the coding sequence ATGCCCTGGCACTGGCTCTATCCCCTCGCGGCCTCGCCCTGGGAGGGCGCGGCCTGCCTGGCGTGGGCGGTGCTGGTGGCGCTGGCGGTAGACCGCCTGTGGGGTGAGCCGCCCGCGCGCTGGCACCCGGTGGTGTGGATGGGCAGCGCGCTTGCGGCCTGCGGCGCGCGCATTGCGCCAGCGACGCAGACGGGCCAGGATTTGAAGGTTTTTTGGCTTGCTGCGCTTGCCTGGTGTGCGCTGGCAGCTCTTGTTTTTATAGCGTTTTCAGCGGTGCAAGGCCTGCTGTGGTGGCTGGGCTGCCCGGTGCATTCCAGCGCCCATGCTTTGGACATTGCGGGCGTGGGCCTGGCCGGTGCCCGTTCGGTGCAAACGACGCTGGCCGCGTTGCTGACGGCCACGGCAATGGGCCTGGCACTCAAGCCCTTGCTGGCGCTGGCCCTGCTGCAAAGCGAAGTGCGCGCCGTGGAAGCGGCTTTGGGTGAATCGCTGGCCGCTGGCCGCGCACGCCTGGCCTGGTTGGTGAGCCGCGATGTGGCGCCGTTGAGTGCCGACGAGGTACGCCAGAGCGCCATCGAGTCGCTCGCCGAAAACCTGAACGACTCGGTGGTGGCACCTATTTTCTGGTTTGTGCTGGCGGGCCTGCCCGGCGCGGCGCTGTACCGCTTCGCCAACACCGCCGACGCCATGTGGGGCTACCCAGGGATGCGCGGCGGGCGCTACTGGCAATGGGCAGGCAAGTGGGCGGCACGGGCCGACGATGTGCTCTCGTGGCTGCCCGCGCGGCTGACCGCGTTGCTGCTGGCGCTGGTGGCCGGGGGCGTGCCGCTGCGCAGCTTGGCGCAGGAAGCGCGCAAGACGCCATCGCCCAACAGCGGCTGGCCCATGGCGGCGATGGCGCTGGCGCTGGGTGTGCGGCTGTCCAAGCCGGGTGTGTACCAGCTCAATGCTGCGGGCCGCGTGCCCACCCATAAGGATGCCGAGCACGCGCAAAAATTAGTATTAAAAGTGGCCCTGGCGCTTGTCCTGATTGCGCTGGCAGCTATTGTTTTTGTGGCTTTTGGAATGCTTGCCTGA
- a CDS encoding aminotransferase class I/II-fold pyridoxal phosphate-dependent enzyme has protein sequence MPHARFMHGGPDAQGVPLYDFSTNANACGPCPEALAAVQQADATRYPDPTYTALREALGAFHAVAPERIVLAASASECIHRFTALAALQGARLVSVPRHSYGDYAQAAQARGLAVLHEPAADVGLQWACEPASPLGDGDLQRARWLLAPDMPDASHAGEAQALRVLDCAYAPLRLDGTPWPAAAPGVWQLWTPNKALGLTGVRAAYAIAPHAEAAHRLAALAPSWPLGAHGVALLAAWVQPSVQRWLADCLPRLRSWKTRQQTLCTTLGWAVLPGSTANFFCARPPQPHLPERLAALRKAGIKLRECSSFGLSGVLRLGVLPPPAQDALQTAWRAACSAHPSTENMQ, from the coding sequence ATGCCACATGCACGTTTCATGCACGGTGGCCCGGATGCACAAGGTGTGCCGCTGTACGACTTCTCCACCAACGCCAACGCCTGCGGGCCGTGCCCCGAGGCGCTGGCCGCCGTGCAGCAGGCCGATGCCACGCGCTACCCGGACCCGACTTACACGGCGCTGCGCGAGGCTTTGGGCGCTTTCCATGCGGTGGCGCCCGAGCGGATCGTGCTGGCAGCGAGCGCCAGCGAATGCATCCACCGCTTCACGGCGCTGGCTGCGTTGCAAGGTGCCCGGCTTGTGAGCGTGCCCCGGCACAGCTATGGCGACTACGCGCAGGCCGCCCAGGCCCGGGGTCTGGCCGTTCTGCACGAACCTGCCGCGGACGTGGGGCTGCAATGGGCATGCGAGCCTGCCAGCCCGCTGGGCGATGGGGACCTGCAGCGTGCCCGCTGGCTGCTGGCGCCCGACATGCCCGATGCATCCCATGCGGGAGAGGCGCAGGCGCTGCGGGTGCTCGATTGCGCCTATGCGCCGCTGCGGCTCGATGGCACGCCCTGGCCTGCTGCGGCGCCCGGCGTCTGGCAACTCTGGACGCCCAACAAGGCTCTGGGCCTGACCGGCGTGCGCGCTGCTTATGCGATTGCCCCGCATGCCGAAGCGGCCCACCGCCTCGCCGCATTGGCGCCGTCCTGGCCCCTGGGCGCGCACGGTGTGGCTTTGCTGGCCGCCTGGGTGCAGCCGTCGGTGCAGCGCTGGCTGGCCGACTGCCTGCCACGGCTGCGCAGCTGGAAAACACGCCAGCAGACACTGTGCACAACCTTGGGCTGGGCGGTGCTGCCGGGCAGCACGGCCAACTTTTTCTGTGCCCGTCCACCGCAACCGCATTTGCCTGAGCGGCTTGCCGCCCTGCGCAAGGCGGGTATCAAGCTGCGCGAATGCAGCTCCTTTGGATTGAGCGGCGTTCTGCGCCTGGGCGTGCTGCCGCCGCCCGCGCAGGATGCGCTGCAGACGGCTTGGCGGGCGGCCTGCAGCGCCCATCCCTCTACCGAGAACATGCAATGA
- a CDS encoding cobyric acid synthase: MVLGTTSGAGKSWLTTALCRYYSNQGLKVAPFKAQNMSNNARVVEGIDGAWGEIGSAQYFQALAARAVPEVRMNPLLLKPEADTHSQVVLLGQVSAPLTAMPWRGRSAVVWPQIAAALDALRAENDVVVIEGAGSPAETNLHASDIVNMRVARHAGARCLLVTDIDRGGAFAHLYGTWALLPEGERALIYGFVLNKFRGDAALLAPAPEQLQALTGVPTVATIPMQWHHGLPEEDGVFDDRSTTPGAVHTTVAVVAYPRISNLDEFQPLKNVPGLRLQWVRSPADVAGLRPSDWIVLPGSKATAADLAWLRAQGLDQSIAAHAGQGGSVLGVCGGLQMLGEALIDPEGIDGNGPGLGLLPLVTVFEPAKTVRRTAAQFGPLAGAWTPLSGVAACGYEIHHGQTAQHPAMAAKGDVAREVMPGIAWQNPAGNVLGVYLHGLFEDAAVLHALFGAQAPTLETVFNGLAEGVARHFNPGVLDALIA; encoded by the coding sequence ATGGTGCTGGGCACCACCAGCGGCGCCGGCAAAAGCTGGCTCACCACCGCGCTGTGCCGCTACTACAGCAACCAGGGCCTGAAGGTGGCGCCGTTCAAGGCGCAGAACATGAGCAACAACGCCCGCGTGGTCGAGGGCATCGACGGCGCCTGGGGTGAGATCGGCTCGGCGCAGTACTTCCAGGCCCTGGCCGCGCGGGCCGTGCCTGAGGTACGCATGAACCCGCTGCTGCTCAAGCCCGAGGCCGACACGCACAGCCAGGTGGTGCTGCTGGGGCAGGTGAGTGCGCCGCTCACCGCGATGCCCTGGCGTGGCCGCAGCGCCGTGGTGTGGCCGCAGATCGCCGCCGCGCTCGATGCGCTGCGCGCCGAGAACGACGTGGTGGTGATCGAGGGCGCGGGCTCGCCCGCCGAAACCAACCTGCACGCCAGCGACATCGTCAACATGCGCGTGGCGCGCCATGCCGGCGCGCGCTGCCTGCTGGTCACCGACATCGACCGGGGCGGGGCGTTCGCCCACCTCTACGGCACCTGGGCGCTGCTGCCCGAGGGCGAACGTGCGCTCATCTACGGGTTTGTTTTAAATAAGTTTCGCGGGGATGCCGCGCTGCTGGCGCCCGCGCCCGAGCAACTGCAGGCACTGACCGGCGTACCCACCGTGGCCACCATCCCCATGCAGTGGCACCACGGCCTGCCCGAGGAAGATGGCGTGTTCGACGACCGCAGCACCACGCCCGGCGCCGTGCACACCACCGTGGCCGTGGTGGCCTACCCGCGCATCAGCAACCTCGACGAATTCCAGCCGCTCAAGAACGTGCCCGGCCTGCGCCTGCAGTGGGTGCGCAGCCCGGCCGACGTGGCGGGCCTGCGGCCCAGCGACTGGATCGTGCTGCCCGGCTCCAAGGCCACCGCCGCCGACCTGGCCTGGCTGCGCGCGCAGGGGCTGGACCAATCCATCGCCGCGCACGCGGGGCAGGGTGGCAGTGTGCTGGGCGTGTGCGGTGGCCTGCAGATGCTGGGCGAGGCGCTGATCGACCCCGAGGGCATCGACGGCAACGGCCCCGGCCTGGGCCTGCTGCCGCTGGTCACCGTGTTCGAGCCCGCCAAGACCGTGCGGCGCACGGCCGCGCAGTTTGGCCCGCTGGCCGGTGCCTGGACGCCGCTCTCGGGCGTGGCTGCCTGCGGCTACGAAATTCACCACGGCCAGACCGCCCAGCACCCGGCCATGGCCGCCAAGGGCGACGTGGCGCGGGAAGTCATGCCGGGCATCGCCTGGCAGAACCCGGCGGGCAATGTGCTGGGTGTGTACCTGCACGGTTTGTTCGAGGACGCCGCCGTGCTGCACGCCCTGTTTGGCGCCCAGGCGCCCACGCTGGAGACGGTGTTCAACGGCCTGGCTGAGGGCGTGGCCCGGCACTTCAACCCGGGCGTGCTGGACGCGCTGATCGCGTAA
- the bluB gene encoding 5,6-dimethylbenzimidazole synthase, with protein MNTAPAQATQSVHAFTQEARDAIYQTIFSRRDVRGQFLPTPVPDEVLSRILTAAHYAPSVGFMQPWNFLVVQSQDTKRRVHDAFAKAHAEAADMFEGDRRAVYQKLKLEGIVESPIGICITCDRGRTGPVVVGRTHMKIMDLYSSVCAVQNLWLAARAEGLGVGWVSIFHQADLQQALGIPKGITPIAYLCVGYVSHFHAKPELETAGWLPRLPMEDLVYFNQWGQRDDQQPLIAHLQRDQAAAQRGREATA; from the coding sequence ATGAATACCGCACCGGCGCAAGCCACGCAAAGCGTTCACGCCTTCACGCAAGAGGCCCGCGACGCCATTTACCAAACCATCTTTTCACGCCGCGACGTGCGCGGGCAGTTTTTGCCCACGCCCGTGCCCGACGAGGTGCTCAGCCGCATCCTCACCGCCGCGCACTACGCACCCTCGGTGGGCTTCATGCAGCCCTGGAACTTTCTGGTGGTGCAGTCGCAAGACACCAAGCGCCGGGTGCACGACGCCTTCGCCAAGGCCCATGCCGAAGCCGCCGACATGTTCGAGGGTGACAGACGCGCCGTGTACCAAAAGCTCAAGCTCGAAGGCATCGTCGAGTCGCCCATCGGCATCTGCATCACCTGCGACCGTGGGCGCACCGGCCCGGTGGTGGTGGGGCGCACCCACATGAAAATCATGGACCTGTACAGCAGCGTCTGCGCCGTGCAAAACCTGTGGCTCGCCGCGCGCGCCGAGGGGCTGGGCGTGGGTTGGGTCAGCATCTTCCACCAGGCCGACCTGCAGCAGGCGCTGGGCATCCCCAAGGGCATCACGCCCATTGCCTACCTGTGCGTGGGCTACGTGAGCCACTTCCACGCCAAGCCCGAGCTGGAAACCGCCGGCTGGCTGCCGCGCCTGCCCATGGAAGACCTCGTGTACTTCAACCAATGGGGCCAGCGCGACGACCAGCAGCCGCTCATCGCCCATTTGCAGCGCGACCAGGCCGCCGCCCAGCGCGGACGTGAAGCCACCGCCTGA
- the cobT gene encoding nicotinate-nucleotide--dimethylbenzimidazole phosphoribosyltransferase encodes MNAHLPLIADIADPQLTQALQHKLDHKTKPLGSLGRLEQLALRLGQIQGTASPRLEQPQMVVFAGDQGLAARGVSAFPSDVTWQMVENFLAGGAAVSVLARQHGLALTVVDCGVARDIAPREAAPGQPRLLMRKVAPGTQDASTGPAMSADQCAQALSHGIELVRELPGNVLLLGEMGIGNTSVASLLLARLCGLSLQDCTGAGTGLDAAGIERKRAVLQQALDANAAATTPLEVLAALGGYEVATMVGAVLQAAQERRVILVDGFITSAAVLVASRIQPLMLQRCVFAHRSGERGHQLMLAQMQAEPLLDLGLRLGEGSGAALAWPLLQSACAILREMASFEAAGVSEQTAA; translated from the coding sequence ATGAATGCCCACCTGCCCCTGATTGCCGACATCGCCGACCCGCAGCTCACCCAGGCCCTGCAGCACAAGCTGGACCACAAGACCAAACCCCTGGGTTCTCTGGGCCGCCTGGAGCAGCTTGCGCTGCGCCTGGGCCAGATCCAGGGCACCGCATCCCCCCGGCTGGAGCAGCCGCAGATGGTCGTCTTCGCGGGCGACCAGGGCCTGGCCGCGCGCGGCGTCTCGGCCTTCCCGAGCGACGTGACCTGGCAGATGGTGGAGAACTTCCTCGCCGGCGGCGCCGCCGTCAGCGTGCTGGCCCGCCAGCACGGCCTGGCGCTCACCGTGGTGGACTGCGGCGTGGCGCGCGACATCGCCCCGCGCGAAGCCGCCCCCGGTCAGCCACGCCTGCTGATGCGCAAGGTGGCGCCCGGCACGCAAGACGCCAGCACCGGCCCAGCCATGAGCGCTGACCAATGCGCCCAGGCGCTCAGCCACGGCATCGAACTGGTGCGCGAACTGCCTGGCAACGTGCTGCTGCTGGGCGAAATGGGCATCGGCAACACCTCGGTGGCCTCGCTCCTGCTGGCGCGCCTGTGCGGCCTTTCGCTGCAGGATTGCACCGGCGCGGGCACCGGGCTGGACGCCGCGGGCATCGAGCGCAAGCGCGCCGTGCTGCAACAGGCGCTGGACGCCAACGCCGCCGCCACCACGCCGCTCGAAGTCCTGGCCGCGCTGGGCGGCTACGAGGTCGCCACCATGGTTGGCGCCGTGCTGCAGGCCGCGCAGGAGCGCCGCGTGATCCTGGTGGACGGCTTCATCACCAGCGCCGCCGTGCTCGTCGCCAGCCGCATTCAGCCCTTGATGCTGCAACGCTGCGTTTTCGCCCACCGCTCGGGCGAGCGCGGCCACCAGCTCATGCTCGCGCAAATGCAGGCCGAGCCGCTGCTGGACCTGGGCCTGCGCCTGGGCGAAGGCTCGGGCGCCGCGCTGGCCTGGCCGCTGCTGCAATCGGCCTGCGCCATCCTGCGCGAGATGGCCAGCTTTGAGGCGGCGGGGGTGTCGGAGCAAACCGCAGCGTGA
- a CDS encoding phosphotransferase, translating to MPKPVQCDPDLVPTHTTADSSSIVRWGEQHYGLEVQQCHLIRRGLNDNYALRSIDGSRYVVRLYSIRPRGDFNVHFEVSLLAHLKAKGVGVAAPALTTEGCTHALLQFPEGPRALALFQHVEGTVPDTLEEFELTGRMLADIHRAARDYAGPQSRYTLNGHHLAGRTFDYLRRHPELSTELLETYRHLVSRLLEELAEAEDGLTRVVCHGDTHGFNNHVSTDAAGVSRATFFDFDDAGPGFLAYDLSVLPWSYLTRKNLKEPDELLLERWRHYLRGYRSGDSEISKADIAALPLFVQLRHLWNMGEAIGRLHHWGTSPMPVDWLKKQVEVFEAWKSLDLRT from the coding sequence ATGCCCAAACCCGTCCAATGCGATCCTGATCTCGTCCCCACCCACACGACTGCCGACTCCTCCTCCATCGTGCGTTGGGGGGAGCAGCACTATGGCCTTGAAGTTCAGCAGTGCCACTTGATTCGGCGGGGACTGAATGACAACTACGCACTACGGTCCATAGACGGAAGCCGTTATGTTGTTCGCTTGTATTCGATCCGACCTCGAGGTGATTTCAACGTTCATTTTGAAGTTTCTCTTTTGGCGCACCTCAAGGCCAAAGGCGTGGGAGTGGCTGCTCCGGCGTTGACTACTGAGGGGTGCACCCATGCCCTACTGCAGTTTCCTGAAGGGCCGCGTGCCTTGGCTCTTTTCCAGCATGTCGAAGGCACTGTTCCAGACACGCTGGAAGAATTCGAGCTCACCGGCCGGATGCTCGCCGACATCCACAGGGCGGCGCGCGACTACGCTGGCCCCCAAAGTCGCTATACGCTGAATGGTCACCACTTAGCGGGCAGAACGTTCGACTATCTGAGAAGGCACCCGGAACTGAGCACCGAATTGCTGGAGACGTACCGGCATCTGGTGAGCCGCCTGCTTGAAGAGTTGGCCGAAGCTGAAGATGGACTCACGCGCGTTGTCTGTCATGGCGACACGCATGGCTTCAACAATCACGTGAGCACGGACGCAGCCGGGGTCAGCAGGGCCACGTTCTTTGACTTCGACGATGCCGGGCCAGGTTTCTTGGCCTATGACTTAAGCGTGCTGCCTTGGTCGTATCTGACGCGCAAAAACCTTAAAGAACCTGATGAATTGCTTTTGGAGCGCTGGAGGCACTATCTTCGCGGATACCGATCAGGGGATAGCGAGATAAGCAAGGCTGACATCGCTGCACTGCCGTTGTTTGTGCAGTTGCGGCACTTGTGGAACATGGGTGAGGCAATCGGGCGCCTGCACCATTGGGGAACAAGTCCGATGCCCGTGGATTGGCTGAAAAAGCAAGTGGAGGTGTTCGAGGCTTGGAAGAGTCTTGATTTGCGTACCTGA
- a CDS encoding VOC family protein, producing the protein MLDHMTFRVTDIQLAKAFYSAALAPLGYSVCFEGNYGMNILGFAYPDPAEPDGKKADVWFIDGPSPYGGPPATTGCHLAWKAQTRAQVDAFYAAAIAAGGKDNGAPGLRPEYHAHYYGAFVIDPEGNNIEAVCHLAG; encoded by the coding sequence ATGCTTGACCACATGACCTTCCGCGTCACCGACATCCAGCTCGCCAAGGCGTTCTACAGCGCAGCCCTTGCGCCCCTGGGCTACAGCGTTTGCTTCGAGGGCAACTACGGCATGAACATCCTCGGCTTCGCCTACCCCGACCCCGCCGAACCCGACGGCAAAAAGGCCGACGTCTGGTTCATCGACGGCCCCTCCCCCTACGGCGGCCCACCGGCCACCACCGGCTGCCACCTGGCCTGGAAGGCCCAGACCCGCGCCCAGGTGGACGCCTTTTATGCCGCCGCCATCGCCGCCGGCGGCAAGGACAACGGCGCCCCTGGCCTGCGCCCCGAATACCACGCGCACTACTACGGCGCCTTTGTCATCGACCCCGAAGGCAACAACATCGAGGCGGTGTGCCATTTGGCGGGGTAG
- a CDS encoding GGDEF domain-containing protein has translation MNSLDPRSLIAMGGFMALVMGLVLGFMRRYYPPGILGLGYWALAPAVWLIATVFFAIPSPWHPEVWRWFGNGLVLLGFVLFHVGCRRFFGQRVQWRRIVVPFALVMLSLAWFAGPDPSYRMRVAIVTAAIAVAHTSTLVFLWQRGNRNFPVRMVQVTLALHLCVLLVRLQSVLSVPEVGNLMEASTLQTFYLGAYVLAVLLLSIGAVLMATDRVRTELEHMATHDVLTGTLNRRAILGFCEDEHERSLRYKQPFSLMMIDLDHFKAVNDTHGHQHGDQVLVHFVECTRAALRRADRFGRYGGEEFLVLLPNTTTDAALPVAERIRAALSTGHALDCTASIGLTHWRGPEDTLDAMLGRADAALYRAKAQGRNKTCTA, from the coding sequence ATGAACTCACTTGACCCGCGCTCCCTGATTGCCATGGGTGGTTTTATGGCCTTGGTGATGGGGCTGGTGCTGGGCTTTATGCGGCGCTACTACCCGCCCGGCATCCTGGGGCTGGGCTACTGGGCACTGGCACCCGCCGTCTGGCTGATTGCCACGGTTTTCTTCGCAATTCCCAGCCCATGGCATCCAGAAGTGTGGCGCTGGTTCGGCAACGGCCTGGTCTTGCTGGGTTTCGTCCTGTTCCATGTGGGGTGCCGCCGTTTCTTCGGGCAACGCGTTCAATGGCGCCGAATCGTGGTTCCATTCGCGCTGGTCATGCTGTCCCTGGCCTGGTTTGCCGGGCCCGATCCGTCCTACCGCATGCGCGTGGCCATTGTCACCGCCGCCATCGCCGTGGCACATACCAGCACGCTGGTGTTCCTGTGGCAGCGCGGCAACCGCAATTTCCCGGTGCGCATGGTGCAGGTGACTTTGGCACTGCACTTGTGCGTGCTGTTGGTGCGGCTGCAAAGCGTGCTGTCTGTCCCCGAAGTGGGCAACCTGATGGAAGCCTCTACCTTGCAGACCTTCTACCTCGGCGCCTATGTGCTGGCTGTTCTGCTGCTTTCCATTGGCGCAGTGCTCATGGCCACGGACCGTGTGCGCACCGAGCTGGAACACATGGCCACGCACGATGTGCTCACCGGCACGCTCAACCGCCGCGCCATTCTCGGTTTCTGCGAGGACGAGCATGAGCGCAGCCTGCGCTACAAGCAGCCGTTCTCACTGATGATGATCGACCTCGATCATTTCAAGGCAGTCAACGACACCCACGGCCACCAGCATGGCGACCAGGTACTGGTGCATTTTGTCGAATGCACCCGCGCCGCCCTGCGCCGCGCCGACCGCTTTGGACGCTATGGCGGCGAGGAATTTCTGGTGCTGCTGCCCAACACCACCACGGACGCAGCGCTGCCCGTGGCCGAGCGCATTCGCGCCGCACTCTCCACCGGCCATGCCCTGGACTGCACCGCCAGCATCGGCTTGACCCACTGGCGCGGACCCGAAGACACGCTGGACGCCATGCTGGGCCGCGCCGATGCCGCCCTGTACCGCGCCAAGGCGCAGGGGCGCAACAAAACCTGCACAGCCTGA
- the nth gene encoding endonuclease III: MQTALIEPFFAALQAANPHPQTELEYTTVFELLAAVLLSAQATDVGVNKATRKLFPVAATPQAILDLGLDGLEGYIKTIGLYKSKARHLMQTCRILVEQHGGEVPRTREALEALPGVGRKTANVVLNVAFGQPTMAVDTHIFRVSNRTGLAPGKNPLEVEKQLLARVPPAYAVDSHHWLILLGRYVCQARKPRCWECLVAPYCDFTPKTQRP, from the coding sequence ATGCAAACCGCCCTGATCGAACCTTTCTTTGCTGCACTGCAGGCAGCCAACCCCCACCCGCAAACCGAGCTGGAATACACCACCGTGTTCGAGCTGCTGGCCGCTGTGCTGCTCTCGGCCCAGGCCACCGACGTGGGCGTGAACAAGGCCACGCGCAAGCTGTTCCCGGTGGCGGCCACGCCGCAGGCCATCCTGGATCTGGGGCTCGATGGCCTGGAGGGTTACATCAAGACCATCGGCCTGTACAAAAGCAAGGCGCGCCACCTGATGCAAACCTGCCGCATCCTGGTCGAGCAGCACGGCGGCGAGGTGCCGCGCACGCGCGAGGCGCTCGAAGCCTTGCCCGGCGTGGGCCGCAAGACCGCCAACGTGGTGCTCAACGTGGCCTTTGGCCAACCCACCATGGCGGTGGACACGCACATCTTCCGCGTCAGCAACCGCACGGGCCTGGCCCCCGGCAAGAACCCGCTGGAGGTGGAAAAGCAACTCCTCGCGCGCGTACCCCCCGCCTACGCGGTGGATTCGCACCACTGGCTCATCCTGCTGGGCCGCTACGTCTGCCAGGCACGCAAGCCGCGCTGCTGGGAGTGCCTGGTGGCGCCGTATTGCGACTTCACGCCCAAAACCCAGCGCCCCTGA
- a CDS encoding DUF2164 domain-containing protein: MTIELTKEVRTQAIASIERYFLEENGEPIGNMAAGALLNFFLADIAPAVYNLAVAQAQESMQARIAELDIDLHENAFTWWNKRASKR, encoded by the coding sequence ATGACCATCGAACTCACCAAAGAAGTACGCACCCAAGCCATCGCTTCGATTGAGCGCTATTTTCTGGAAGAAAACGGCGAACCCATCGGCAACATGGCCGCGGGTGCGCTGCTGAACTTCTTCCTCGCCGACATTGCTCCCGCCGTGTACAACCTGGCCGTGGCGCAAGCACAGGAAAGCATGCAGGCGCGCATTGCGGAACTGGACATCGATCTGCACGAAAACGCATTTACCTGGTGGAACAAGCGCGCCAGCAAGCGATGA